The DNA segment GTCTGTAGAGCTGAGCATCTGGCCTCTCCACCCTGCTCAGTTCCTTCCTGCTTGCCCGGGCTGTGGAGAGGAGGAATCCTCTCAGCATTGTGCTTTTTGTCACCACAAAATTAAAAAGTTTAACAGAATGTGGTTGCAGGCGTCACATTTGCTGCTCcgtttcttatttttttttgtcacttggCCTCTGGGCGGTCGGACCAGTTGCAGAAAAGTATCGCTGAACCCTTAAAGCAAAGGGTTTGATGTTTGGCAAAGCTCCTCCTGCCTTTGgttttcccaaagaaaattaaaaaaaaaaaaaaaaaatttcctgggGTTTTCCCTCCCAGCTTTTGGGGGGGAGGTTGGGAACGGCGAGCAGAGCCTGAGGGTCCCGTCGTCCCCTCCGCGTGCTTCTGGGGAGTCTCCAGAGAAACCACTTCAAAATGGGGCTAAATACCTCGGGTTTGGATGCTTTGGTAGGTCTGGGAGCATCTGACTCCTCTTGTGACGATCTGGGGTTTGTCTTTGTGGGGTGGGAAGATGCTGGTGTGGGGGTTTCTCAGCCTGGgcacgggggaaaaaaaaaaaaagaggaatttttccaaagaaacaaggaaaaaaggtCCCctcttgcggcgggcggaggaagcaagcagccgattcaatgtgaatgacagagcaagcttcagctttattgacagaaatcacacttATATAAGCACCCCCCAATAACCATGCACACCACTCACACATCTATTGAATACGTGTAAcgggctacattataatgtcccagccccttgtggcatctcagacatgtcacaacatcctccctCTCCTGGCCTGCCTCCTtttccaaggttgtttttaccatcaaggccgttgtgtgcctcagtttctctctttgttaacataacagtcctttgttagcgtaactgtaccctgggttgtttcctcagtttacctcaggtggctgcagtcagctcctgcacagacccacggccttgctctctgcaagccgttctccaacacccTCACCTATTTATAGCTGTAGTCTCTCcattttttggggtgtttttttcttttctccccttcctgctCGTTATTTAGTTGAGTTTTCTCTTTCCAAAGGCAGAAGCTGACTCTCTCTTGGAAGTGATGTGAAAATAAGGAATGAATTAAAACCAGAgcgggtttggttttgggtttttttttttttggctgtgggTACGTTTTTTATCATTTCCCCTCGCAGGGCTCATTTCTAAAACTTCTGTTTTGGAGCCATTTTTGGCACCGGCTGGCTCAGCGGAACGACCACGTGCTTCAAATCTGGgctggaaaagtaaaaaaaaaaagtgggattACAGAAAAATCAGTAACAGGGAGTAGGGTTGGGTGGGGAGAAGCCGTGCTTGAGGCTGGAAAACACCTTTCAAGTCGCTaataggtggaaaaaaaaaaaccaggtggaAAGGATCTGGTTTTCTTCAATTTCACAAAAGTCATGATTTTTAACGATCCTACTAGGAATATTCCGGGAGATTGCGGAGTCGTTCTTGTGACAccactttaattttttcttgcaaaagaaCCAGTTGGGACGGTGGGGAGCGATGTCTGGAGCCGCCTGTTTGCAGAAGCGCGTTTTTGGGGGGTTgatttgagcttttttttccttcttacaaaCGGCTCGTTCGGGAGATTTCGTGCGGCGCCTTTGAAGAAGACGACTCGACCTTGACTGGAAAAAGGCTTCTCGATGCTCTCAGGTGTTACTTCCCTTGATGCAAACTCATTTTCCCTGGTTTAATTCAGCAGAAGCGACACGAAGTTTCGTTTTTAGGCCGGTCAGTGCctcaaacacctttttttttttttttttttgtctttcagccTCGAGGTCTCAGAGGCTCACGCTTCTCCTTGCAGACCTCTCGCTTGGAGAGAAGAGATTGcaaaacttccagaaaaaaaccccggATTTCCTCACAGCTGGTTTGTGGTTGGAGCGAGGGGATGGCCGGGGTTCCTCTCACCAATCCCGCGATGTCTGGGGAAATTGTTTATGCAGACTTGGGCATCAGGGCTGGGAAACGCTGCAGGGAACAGCGTCTGCTGCCTCAGCCTGGTGGTAAGCAGTGTCCTTTTGGGgggagttttattatttttatatttttttttaatttttattttttgggggggaggctCCCACCCTCCCCGtggtgcagggaggggaagaggcCAAGGCTGCGGTGGGCTCATAAAGGATTCTGCGGGTGGTTTGGGATCCCTTTGTCACAAGAGCAGGAGGGTTTCTTTGAAACGGGGGGGCCCCGTTATAATTAAACACGATTCCCCCAGCGTGAAAACGGGAGTGGGCTGACGTGAACGCTCGTTGCCGGGGGGTTAATTAACTTTTCTACCTGCGGCTGCTCTTGGGGATGGTGTTGCCCCCCGGCTTCCACCTCCCTCATCCTTCCTTCTGCCGCTGCTTCAGCTGCAGCCCCGCCAGCATCAAgcctcgctttttttttttttttttttttttttttactgattatttttaagCCCTACGTGCCCCCTtcggaggtgctgagctctgaaAACTCCCAAACTCGTGGGGCAGGACTCGGCCACCGCACCGAGCGCGTTCGCTGGGGCTGGTTCTTAAGGGCCCGTCCTTGTGCTGGTGTGGCGGAAGGAGAGATCGCCTCGCAGGCAGCCAGCAAAAGCTCCAAATCTGCCCGAATTCAGCTGGTTTTGGGATGCTTGAGGGCAGCTGGTGTCTTCAAAAAGCCCAGTCCAGACCCTGGTGTGTCCTCGCCGTGCTTGTAGCGGGGGGGGGATTCACGTGGGTGCGTTGCTTTGTGTCCTTTACCTGCTGGTTCTGGGGTTGGGTTTtagcttatgaaaaaaaaatttaaagaaaaaaaacaaaacaaaacaaaacagggaaaggTTGAATTCCTGCTCTGTCCCCCTCATTTCGCAAGAATTTAGGGTTTCCACCAAACATCCCCCTTTTTGAGCTCCGAGCGGGCAAACGCGCTTTCTGGGGACGTTTAGGGTGGATTCGGGGGGGAGTTTTGTTGATCCGGGCTCAGCAGCTTGGCCCCGGGCACAtctcccctcccggcccccccgtAACCTCGATGGAACCCCTCGGTTTTCTGACGACACCCGGGAAATTCCCGATCCCGGGTCAAACCCACCCGAGCGACTTTTCCGCGGCGCCggcgggatggggaggagggcGGCCGCGGCgaaacaacccccagcagcagcagcagcagcaccccgaAGGGCTTTTTGGGGAGAAAAGCGCCCGAATCGGTGCTGTGGATCCTCCTGGGGGTGTTTTTTCTCCGAACGACTcttcccccccagcagcagcagcgggctGTCCCCAGTGGCACCGACCCGCGCTCTGGGCCGGCTGGACCGGGACCCTCCTCCTCGGAGTGGCCGTGGGCTACTTGGGTGAGTGGCCGCGCTGGCCGGCGCGGGGGCAACCAAAGGGCACCCCAAAGAGCAGGGGGGGGTCCCCGGTTTTTTCCCAGGGGCTGGTGTCGGGGGCAAATCTCTTTGTGATCTGCGCTGGCGGGCGCCCGTCGGGGCGGGGCGTGgggaggggggtttggggcagAATTTGGGAGCCGGGGGCAGGAGGAACCTGCGAACCGCTGGCAACTGCTCAGCCGTGGCCGGCTCAGGATTTGACACCCCCCCGTAGCCAAAACGCACCTCGTGCCCGGTGCGACCGTGCCGGTGGCATCCGAGGCCCCCCCAGAGCGCGCCGAGGAGGCGGGAGGGAGACTCAGCCCTgcggggggtgtcggggggaGAATCCTGCCCCCAGagtggggcagaggcagcggatCTGGTGCTCGGGGCTGGAtttgccccccccgggggtggATGTGCCGAGCTTGTGGCCCAGGGGTGCGGAGGGGGGGGCAGCGAAGGGCCGGGGCTGGCGCGTCCCCGAGCCCCGTGTCCTGCCGGGGGCGAGAGCCGGGGCGCGGGGGCTTCGAAGGGCCCCGCTGTGCCCGTCGGGGGGGGCACGGAGCCCCTCACCCCGGCgtcgggccccccccgggccgcgcagggggagcggaggggcgggAGGCGACTCCCCAGCGGGCAGGGGCTGTTGGCGGCCGCCGGAGCGCGGGGGCCGGTGCCGGGGGGGCCACATCCTGTCGTCGGTGCGAAGcagcagcggggcgggggggggagcgtgggcaggGGGGGGACCTTGTGCCCCCAAAAGAAGATCTTGGGCTGGGAGTCTGCTCCGGGCTGGGGAGCCTGAGGTTTGGGGTCTCCTCGGGGCTGGGCACCCCGGGAgccgggctctgctctggggttGGGGACCCCGAGGccgatcctgcccccccccagccccaccctgagCTGCTCAGCGCAAGGCTCGGGGGGAGCTGAGGGGacgggcaggcgggggggggctctgaGCCtcgccgggggccgggggccggcccagccgctgccccccagcccgcGGGGCCCTGCACGGGCACATCTGGGGGGGCGTCGTGCCCGGGGGGagccctttccccccccccactgccccgTGCCCCCCTGGCAGCTCTGCACCAGCAGCCGGAGGACTCGGGGAGCTGCAGACACGAGAGCGGGGCCGTGGGAGATGGCAACACCCCGGAGAGGATCTGCTGGGAGCTGA comes from the Athene noctua chromosome 34, bAthNoc1.hap1.1, whole genome shotgun sequence genome and includes:
- the LOC141972627 gene encoding killer cell lectin-like receptor subfamily B member 1B allele B isoform X2, with product MEPLGFLTTPGKFPIPGQTHPSDFSAAPAGWGGGRPRRNNPQQQQQQHPEGLFGEKSARIGAVDPPGGVFSPNDSSPPAAAAGCPQWHRPALWAGWTGTLLLGVAVGYLALHQQPEDSGSCRHESGAVGDGNTPERICWELRERLCPPGLREGGGCRFCPPRWTPYGTKCLWVSDGQKNWNQSREDCATRGAELLDFLNQTLQKPTTYFWIGLSAPPAGQGWTWLNGSRLAPDRFLPSPEDQSARCGALRGGRIGSGTCGSVLRWICQKEAPQL
- the LOC141972627 gene encoding killer cell lectin-like receptor subfamily B member 1B allele B isoform X1; this translates as MEPLGFLTTPGKFPIPGQTHPSDFSAAPAGWGGGRPRRNNPQQQQQQHPEGLFGEKSARIGAVDPPGGVFSPNDSSPPAAAAGCPQWHRPALWAGWTGTLLLGVAVGYLALHQQPEDSGSCRHESGAVGDGNTPERICWELRERLCPPGLREGGGCRFCPPRWTPYGTKCLWVSDGQKNWNQSREDCATRGAELLVPGGFEELDFLNQTLQKPTTYFWIGLSAPPAGQGWTWLNGSRLAPDRFLPSPEDQSARCGALRGGRIGSGTCGSVLRWICQKEAPQL